The following proteins come from a genomic window of Lolium rigidum isolate FL_2022 chromosome 5, APGP_CSIRO_Lrig_0.1, whole genome shotgun sequence:
- the LOC124657244 gene encoding uncharacterized protein LOC124657244, translated as MGGSMAALMAAAAAVSLLMLLVSLAATDRYDQETRRIFVEWKGKYGQSYKDVGEEECRYAVFKDTRRIVDRHNAARITSSGLNGLSARSREEILRGKGFRMGEVSYEQETRLMFVGWKAKYGKTYKDAGEEECRYKLFKGNRRLVVQLNDAAGETAYGLNQLGDLTNEEVRACCYGRGEFRNNPEIDGKLSARCQAAAADLVDTVEGRLSLRTTPSPRRRRPPPARSLSDWIPPQNHPHTRGDAETKIALLVADGEDPGRKETMLFPHGAGNLGGVQDAASPNATSAPHTLVIKNIPIWYSNLVLFKQESLRRPRLKVMVFADQVVATLWRDVVQSMEDVRMLSCSTKGQLHDKELGAGTRAGA; from the exons ATGGGGGGCTCCATGGCTGCTcttatggcggcggcggcggcggtgtcgctgctgatgctgctggtgtcttTGGCGGCCACGGACAGATACGATCAGGAGACCCGTCGGATCTTCGTGGAGTGGAAGGGCAAGTACGGACAGTCCTATAAGGACGTCGGCGAGGAGGAGTGCCGGTACGCGGTGTTCAAGGACACCCGCCGCATTGTCGACCGGCACAACGCCGCCAGGATAACCTCATCCGGCCTCAACGGTCTCAGCGCCCGCAGCAGAGAGGAGATTCTTCGCGGGAAAGGTTTCCGGATGGGGGAGGTATCCTACGAGCAGGAGACCCGCCTCATGTTCGTGGGGTGGAAGGCCAAGTACGGGAAGACCTACAAagacgccggcgaggaggagtgcCGGTACAAGTTGTTCAAGGGCAATCGCCGCCTCGTCGTCCAGCTCAACGACGCCGCCGGGGAAACCGCATACGGCCTCAACCAATTGGGCGACCTCACCAACGAGGAGGTCCGCGCATGCTGCTACGGGCGTGGGGAGTTCCGGAACAACCCGGAGATAGATGGAAAGCTGAGCGCCAGGTGCCAGGCCGCTGCCGCCGACCTTGTGGACACCGTCGAAGGGAGGCTGAG CCTGAGGACCACTccgtcgcctcgccgccgccgcccgccgcccgcccgcagCCTCTCCGATTGGATTCCTCCGCAGAATCACCCCCACACCCGAG GTGATGCTGAAACAAAGATTGCCTTGCTCGTAGCAGATGGCGAGGACCCAGGGAGGAAGGAAACCATGTTGTTCCCGCATGGCGCCGGTAATTTGGGTGGCGTGCAGGATGCAGCTTCCCCTAACGCTACTAG TGCGCCTCATACGCTCGTCATCAAGAATATCCCCATTTGGTATAG TAATTTGGTGTTGTTCAAACAAGAAAGTTTAAGACGCCCAAGACTGAAGGTGATGGTTTTTGCAGATCAAGTGGTGGCCACTTTGTGGAGGGATGTGGTTCAGTCCATGGAAGACGTGAGGAT GCTCTCATGTAGTACCAAGGGGCAGCTGCACGACAAAGAGTTGGGAGCAGGGACGCGAGCTGGTGCATGA